One Paroedura picta isolate Pp20150507F chromosome 3, Ppicta_v3.0, whole genome shotgun sequence genomic window carries:
- the CRLF3 gene encoding cytokine receptor-like factor 3, protein MELETEALLQEARESIEAARTYRRELQQRLKGLHLARQQIKESAALTRDVLEQHFNDLKGTLRKLLDERLVSLLKEVDAIEQDSIKPLDECQKLIEHGVNTADELVREGENAIHGTSGEDSEKLSSFTKKALHIQLDSLPEVPTLVDVPCLSAQLDDSILTIVKSEIFKHGTVASRPPIQIEEFIEKPGGILVRWCKVDDDFIPQDYRLQYCKNNTSHFEDVYVGSETEFIVLHIDPNVDYQFRVCARGDGRQEWSPWSVSQIGRTTLVPHEWAPGFDGYSLSSRRNIALRNDSQPGGVLYSKAPTYYCGQTLTFRIETVGPVDKKDSIGVCVEQQNGCDSLQRDKAVCVSTNGAVFVNGKEMTNQLPAVTSGSAVTFDMEAVNLGPSNNNEGGNFKLRVTISSNNREVVFDWVLDQCCGSLYFGCSFSYPGWKVLVF, encoded by the exons ATGGAGCTGGAAACGGAGGCGCTCTTGCAAGAGGCTCGCGAGAGCATCGAGGCGGCGCGCACCTACCGCCGGGAGCTGCAGCAGCGCCTGAAGGGGCTGCACCTGGCACGCCAGCag aTCAAAGAGAGTGCGGCTCTGACGAGGGATGTACTGGAGCAACATTTTAATGATTTGAAGGGGACCCTGAGGAAACTGCTGGATGAGAGGCTGGTGTCCTTGCTAAAGGAAGTGGATGCGATAGAACAGGACAGCATCAAGCCGTTGGATGAGTGCCAGAAGCTAATAGAACATGGAGTCAATACAGCTGATGAACTTGTCCGGGAAG GTGAGAATGCCATCCATGGAACTTCAGGGGAGGACAGTGAGAAACTCTCCAGCTTTACCAAAAAGGCTTTGCATATTCAGCTGGATAG tTTGCCAGAAGTGCCCACATTGGTAGATGTGCCTTGTTTATCTGCCCAACTGGATGATTCTATCCTTACAATAGTGAAAAGTGAGATCTTCAAACACGGAACAGTAGCATCTCGACCGCCAATTCAGATAGAAGAGTTTATTGAGAAGCCAGGAGGTATTCTAGTGCGATGGTGTAAG GTTGATGATGACTTCATACCACAAGACTACAGGCTTCAGTATTGCAAGAATAACACCAGCCATTTTGAAGATGTGTATGTCGGCTCAGAGACAGAATTTATAGTATTACACATTGACCCCAATGTTGATTATCAGTTCAGGGTTTGTGCTAGAGGAGATGGCCGGCAAGAATGGAGTCCATGGAGTGTTTCTCAAATTGGTCGTACCACATTAGTGCCTCATG AATGGGCACCTGGCTTTGACGGCTATAGCCTGAGTAGTAGAAGGAACATAGCCCTTCGGAATGATTCACAGCCTGGTGGGGTGCTGTACTCCAAGGCTCCAACCTACTATTGTGGTCAGACGTTGACATTCCG GATTGAAACCGTTGGCCCAGTGGACAAAAAAGACAGCATAGGAGTTTGTGTGGAGCAGCAGAATGGCTGTGATTCTTTGCAGCGGGACAAAGCAGTATGTGTGAGCACAAATG GTGCTGTATTTGTGAATGGCAAAGAGATGACCAACCAGCTGCCTGCGGTAACTTCAGGGTCAGCTGTGACCTTTGACATGGAAGCTGTGAATCTGGGTCCTTCCAACAATAACGAAGGAGGGAACTTCAAGCTTAGAGTTACAATTAGTTCTAACAACAGGGAAGTGGTCTTTGACTGGGtacttgatcagtgctgtggttctCTGTATTTTGGATGTTCGTTCTCCTACCCAGGCTGGAAAGTGCTGGTGTTCTAG